The Kluyveromyces marxianus DMKU3-1042 DNA, complete genome, chromosome 6 genome window below encodes:
- the ISW2 gene encoding DNA translocase — protein sequence MEESEKDSVHDEKYWAERRSKFLLDVDPKIAKQRNREDTYIRFKHLLQITDLFRHFIGIRAKHDKNMQQLLKSIDNDNKQANSSKNRSNSGNKGRRQYRKTEKEEDAELMEDEEVELEEDTTILTQSPSFIKAGQLRDYQIYGLNWLISLYENKLSGILADEMGLGKTLQSISFLGYLRYIKGIEGPYIVIVPKSTLDNWQREFAKWTPGVKTVILQGDKDARRALIDSKILTCDFDVLITSYEMVLKEKLTLKKFAWEYILIDEAHRIKNEQSALSQVIRLFYSKNRLLITGTPLQNNLHELWALLNFLLPDVFGDSEVFDEWFQQNEKEEDQDVVVQQLHSVLQPFLLRRVKSEVEKSLLPKKEINLYVGMTDMQIQWYKSLLEKDIDAVNGAVGKREGKTRLLNIVMQLRKCCNHPYLFEGAEPGPPYTTDEHLVYNSGKMIVLDKLLKKKKEQGSRVLIFSQMSRLLDILEDYCYFRGYEYCRIDGSTTHDERVDAIDDFNKPDSDKFIFLLTTRAGGLGINLVTADTVVLYDSDWNPQADLQAMDRAHRIGQKKQVYVYRFVTENAIEEKVIERAAQKLRLDQLVIQQGTGKKTSGLANNKDDLIDMIQFGARDMLQSASGNISVNDDIDEILKKGERKTQELNAKYEALGLDDLQKFNGMADQSAYEWNGTVFEKKKSDDQVVEWINPPKRERRREQTTYSVDDYYREVIGNGKNKTSGTNTPTLKHQKQPKIFRMTYYQFAHPEFIRLQEMEQLWFKKSVGYKVTAYDVKEPSGDSDSDSDLGSESDLDESPKGEDQETQDDLDKKIAEEQAKIDSAEEFTEEHAKLKQNYLEKSFYNWNKREFLAFISACIKFGRENYKAISKAIHTKTPNEVKEYSKTFWERYKEVQGWEKYVANIEAGEKKVEKLRIQEKILKLKLEQYKYPLVELKVLYPPNNTRRTYNSLEDRFLLVTVGKLGLFTSNLYEKVKQEILKSPLFIFSWFIKTRTPLDISKRIATLLTLLQREHEGVERKRKRKPVTPSDDNINSSTQSRADDSRLGSPSSKKQHIDKLQNEDHE from the coding sequence ATGGAAGAATCCGAAAAAGACAGCGTGCATGATGAGAAGTATTGGGCCGAGAGAAGATCTAAGTTTCTACTTGATGTTGATCCTAAAATAGcgaaacaaagaaatagagAGGATACGTACATAAGATTCAAGCACCTTTTACAAATTACTGATCTATTTCGTCACTTTATAGGAATTCGTGCCAAACATGACAAAAATATGCAACAGTTGTTGAAGAGCATTGACAATGATAATAAACAAGCAAACAGCTCTAAGAATCGTTCTAACAGTGGCAATAAAGGCCGCAGGCAGTATAGAAAAAcggaaaaggaagaagatgcaGAGTTAATggaggatgaagaagttgaacttgaagaagatactACTATCTTAACTCAATCACCTAGTTTTATCAAAGCAGGCCAGTTAAGAGACTACCAAATATATGGTTTGAACTGGCTAATATCTCTGTATGAGAATAAACTCTCCGGTATTTTGGCTGATGAGATGGGTCTTGGTAAAACATTACAGTCGATTTCTTTTCTAGGTTATCTTCGATATATTAAGGGAATAGAGGGTCCATACATTGTGATAGTACCAAAATCAACATTAGATAACTGGCAAAGAGAATTCGCCAAATGGACTCCTGGAGTCAAGACAGTTATCCTACAAGGTGATAAGGATGCAAGAAGAGCTTTGATAGACAGCAAAATTTTGACTTGTGATTTTGATGTTCTCATAACATCATATGAAATGgttttgaaggaaaaatTAACGTTAAAAAAGTTTGCATGGGAATACATCCTTATTGATGAGGCTCATAGAATCAAAAATGAACAGAGTGCTCTTTCCCAAGTCATAAGATTGTTTTACTCTAAAAATCGTCTTCTAATCACTGGTACTCCATTACAAAATAACCTTCATGAGCTTTGGGCATTGTTAAACTTCTTATTGCCTGACGTGTTTGGCGACTCCGAGGTGTTTGACGAATGGTTCCAGCAAAAtgagaaggaagaagatcaagatgTTGTTGTACAACAGCTTCATTCTGTTTTGCAGCCTTTTTTACTAAGAAGAGTTAAAtctgaagttgaaaaatcCTTGctaccaaagaaagagatcaaCTTATATGTCGGTATGACCGACATGCAGATTCAGTGGTATAAGTCATTATTAGAGAAAGATATCGATGCTGTCAATGGTGCTGTTGGAAAACGTGAAGGAAAAACCAGACTTTTGAATATTGTCATGCAATTGAGGAAGTGCTGTAATCATCCATACCTTTTTGAAGGTGCCGAACCCGGCCCTCCATATACAACTGATGAACATTTGGTTTATAATTCAGGGAAAATGATTGTTTTGGAcaagcttttgaagaagaagaaagaacaaggttCGAGAGTTTTAATATTCTCCCAGATGTCAAGGTTATTGGATATACTAGAAGACTATTGCTACTTCAGAGGATACGAATACTGTAGAATTGATGGGTCCACCACTCACGATGAAAGAGTAGACGCCATTGATGACTTTAATAAGCCTGATTCGGATAAGTTCATATTCTTGTTAACGACTAGAGCTGGTGGTTTAGGTATTAATCTTGTTACTGCTGATACAGTTGTTTTGTATGATTCAGACTGGAATCCTCAAGCAGACTTACAAGCTATGGATCGTGCCCACAGAATTGGGCAAAAAAAGCAGGTATATGTTTATAGATTTGTTACTGAAAAtgctattgaagaaaaggttatTGAAAGAGCGGCACAAAAGCTTAGATTGGATCAATTGGTTATACAACAAGGTACTGGAAAGAAAACTTCAGGCCTAGCCAACAATAAGGATGATTTGATAGATATGATTCAATTCGGAGCTAGAGATATGCTACAAAGTGCCTCTGGTAACATATCTGtgaatgatgatattgacgaaatcttgaaaaaagGTGAGCGGAAAACTCAGGAATTAAATGCAAAATATGAAGCTCTTGGTCTAGATGATCTTCAAAAGTTTAATGGAATGGCCGACCAATCTGCTTATGAATGGAATGGTACTGtttttgagaagaaaaaatcaGACGACCAAGTAGTAGAATGGATAAATCCTCCTAAAAGAGAACGTAGACGAGAACAAACGACCTATTCTGTAGATGATTATTACCGTGAAGTAATAGGAAATGgtaaaaacaaaacatcTGGTACGAACACACCTACATTAAAGCaccaaaaacaaccaaaaattTTCCGAATGACTTATTATCAGTTTGCACACCCTGAGTTTATAAGACTTCAGGAAATGGAGCAACTATGGTTCAAGAAAAGTGTTGGTTACAAAGTCACTGCTTATGATGTGAAAGAGCCATCTGGCGACAGCGACAGTGACAGTGACTTGGGCAGTGAATCAGATTTGGATGAGAGTCCTAAAGGTGAAGATCAAGAAACACAGGATGATTTAGATAAAAAAATTGCAGAAGAACAAGCGAAGATTGATTCTGCAGAGGAATTTACTGAAGAGCATGCAAAATTAAAACAGAATTACCTAGAGAAATCATTTTATAACTGGAATAAGCGTGAGTTCCTTGCTTTCATCAGTGCTTGCATAAAATTTGGGAGAGAAAACTATAAAGCAATCTCCAAAGCAATTCACACTAAAACTCCAAATGAAGTAAAAGAGTACTCTAAAACGTTCTGGGAAAGATATAAAGAGGTACAAGGTTGGGAAAAGTATGTTGCAAATATAGAAGCTGGTGAGAAAAAAGTAGAAAAGCTTCgcattcaagaaaagatcCTAAAATTGAAACTTGAACAGTACAAATATCCATTAGTTGAACTAAAGGTTCTATATCCGCCAAACAACACTAGAAGAACATACAACTCTTTGGAGGATAGATTTTTACTAGTGACAGTAGGAAAATTAGGGCTCTTTACTAGCAATCTATATGAAAAGGTCAAGCAAGAAATACTGAAAAGCCCGTTGTTCATCTTTTCATGGTTCATAAAAACAAGGACCCCAttagatatatcaaaaagaattgcaaCATTATTGAcacttcttcaaagagaGCATGAGGGAGTTGAACGTAAGAGAAAGCGAAAACCAGTCACACCTTCAGATGATAATATCAACAGTAGCACCCAAAGTCGTGCTGATGATAGTAGGCTGGgatcaccatcatcaaaaAAGCAACATATAGATAAATTACAAAACGAAGATCATGAAtga
- the RNT1 gene encoding ribonuclease III: MEETSEKWDDSKKHLSSYTYSQILKLEHSVTDLLKQIRIITELSPNIKQYEQALDKLSSMPMDMVPSFDRYNLKLAAELKSLHELGKLSLIDNIMKYSEKFKSGVATPVLPELQGANLNDLSSKFSTSMDIKPSDGAKIDDDEDLDEDGEDGYEVIDDSATGEKKKDAWPPKLPKIKNPAIRARVFIHKSMINDKLYLSERDMIKSHNERLEFLGDSILNTTMTTIIYNKFPDFDEGQLSQLRMRLINNELLKKWSFLYKFPDQLKTHNVKPEDNKDGKQKLYADVFEAYIGGLVEDDGKKNLPKIRKWLAKLAEPVISKGLHSDITLEDTKEVDVNAKKTLYSLIGYAALNLHYYPVKKPSSSDPNATVECRIADGKVLGVGVGKNIKIAGMRAAENVLKNKELIEKYVAIRASLPKTQSVIKPNSENSKKRKNNEDHSHRGKITLLDNGTFALNGSSEGQDL, from the coding sequence ATGGAGGAAACATCTGAAAAATGGGATGattcaaagaaacattTATCGAGCTATACTTATTCACAAATACTAAAGTTGGAACACTCAGTAACGGATTTGTTGAAACAAATACGTATCATAACCGAACTATCTCCTAATATCAAGCAGTATGAACAGGCTTTAGATAAGCTATCTTCCATGCCTATGGACATGGTGCCATCCTTTGACAGATACAACCTGAAGTTGGCTGCAGAATTGAAGTCGTTACATGAGCTAGGGAAGCTATCTCTCATCGACAATATTATGAAATACAGCGAGAAATTCAAGAGTGGGGTTGCTACTCCAGTACTTCCAGAGCTCCAAGGAGCCAACTTGAACGATTTATCCTCAAAATTCAGCACCTCCATGGATATTAAGCCTAGCGACGGGGCGAAAatcgatgatgatgaggacCTAGACGAAGATGGCGAGGATGGGTATGAAGTAATTGATGATTCAGCTActggagaaaagaaaaaagatgCTTGGCCACCAAAGCTACCGAAGATTAAAAACCCTGCCATCAGGGCTCGTGTTTTTATCCATAAGTCAATGATCAATGACAAACTTTATCTTTCCGAGCGTGATATGATCAAGTCTCATAATGAAAGATTAGAGTTCTTAGGTGACTCCATCTTGAACACAACAATGACAACCATAATCTATAACAAATTCCCAGACTTTGATGAAGGTCAACTCTCACAGCTTAGAATGAGGTTAATTAATAACGAATTATTAAAGAAGTGGTCGTTTCTTTATAAATTTCCAGATCAGTTGAAGACTCACAATGTTAAACCTGAAGATAATAAAGATGGAAAGCAAAAACTTTACGCAGATGTATTTGAAGCATATATTGGTGGTTTAGTTGAGGATGATGGGAAAAAGAACCTACCAAAGATTAGAAAGTGGTTAGCTAAGTTGGCCGAACCTGTTATTTCCAAAGGACTACATTCTGATATCACCTTGGAAGACACCAAAGAAGTGGACGTTAATGCAAAAAAGACAttatattctttaattGGATACGCAGCCTTGAATCTACACTACTATCCTGTCAAAAAACCAAGTTCTTCAGATCCTAATGCTACTGTAGAATGTAGAATAGCTGATGGAAAGGTTTTAGGTGTTGGTGTAggaaagaatatcaagatCGCAGGTATGAGGGCGGCGGAAAAtgttttgaaaaacaaagagTTAATAGAAAAGTACGTTGCCATTAGAGCAAGTCTTCCTAAGACTCAATCCGTTATTAAACCAAACTCTGAAAACTCtaaaaagaggaagaacaatGAAGATCACTCTCATAGAGGAAAGATAACTCTATTAGATAATGGAACATTTGCTTTGAATGGATCTTCAGAGGGACAGGATTTATAG